One window of Nicotiana tomentosiformis chromosome 11, ASM39032v3, whole genome shotgun sequence genomic DNA carries:
- the LOC138901354 gene encoding uncharacterized protein: MPEIPKYNGTTDPNEHVTSYTCSIKGNDLEDGEIESVLLKIFGETLSKGAMIWYHNLPPNSIDSFAMLAKSFVKSHASAIKVETRKSDLFKVKQRDNEMHREFVYRFQMERMDVPPVADDWAVQAFTQGLNIRSSVASQQLKQNLIELKHIHKSTLIKGI; this comes from the coding sequence atgcccgaaatacctaagtataacggaacgaccgacccaaacgagcatgtgacctcttatacatgttccataaaagggaacgacttggaggacggCGAGATTGAGTCTGTTCTACTGAAAATATTtggagagaccctgtcaaagggagctatgatatggtatcacaatttacctcctaattctattgactcatttgctatgcttgcaaagTCTTTCGTAAAATCGCATGCcagtgccatcaaggtcgagactaggaaatcagacctttttaaGGTCAAAcagagggataacgagatgcACAGGGAATTCGTGTacaggtttcaaatggaacgaatggatgtgccgccggtcgctgatgattgggctgttcaagctttcactcagggactcaatattcgaagctcggtggcttcacagcagCTGAAGCAGAACCTAATAGAACTGAAACATAtccataagtcaacattaattaaagggatataa